One Gammaproteobacteria bacterium DNA segment encodes these proteins:
- the lptB gene encoding LPS export ABC transporter ATP-binding protein has product MTRQSSAAPAGTTTPVTLTAHSLRKAYHGRTVVTDVSLDVRQGEVVGLLGPNGAGKSTCFHMLAGLVPADGGGITLGDDDITGADMHRRARLGLGYLPQETSVFRRMTVRDNLLCVLELRRELDDEARRTLLEELLAEFRLGHLADRYGLSLSGGERRRVEIARARATVPRFMLLDEPFAGIDPVSISELQAMVRRLSAHRIGVLITDHNVRETLGICHRAYIIGDGRVLCAGTPDEVQADPRVRDAYLGRDFRLD; this is encoded by the coding sequence TTGACCCGGCAGAGCAGCGCCGCACCCGCGGGGACAACGACTCCCGTCACCCTCACGGCCCACAGCCTGCGCAAGGCCTATCACGGGCGTACCGTGGTGACGGACGTGAGCCTGGATGTGCGCCAGGGCGAGGTGGTGGGCCTGCTCGGGCCCAACGGCGCGGGCAAGAGCACCTGTTTCCACATGCTGGCGGGTCTCGTCCCCGCCGACGGCGGGGGCATCACCCTGGGCGATGACGACATCACCGGCGCCGACATGCACCGGCGCGCGCGGCTCGGCCTCGGCTACCTGCCCCAGGAGACGTCGGTATTCCGCCGCATGACCGTGCGCGACAACCTGCTGTGCGTGCTGGAGCTGCGGCGCGAGCTGGATGACGAGGCCCGCCGCACCCTGCTGGAGGAACTGCTGGCGGAGTTCCGCCTCGGACACCTGGCCGATCGCTACGGCCTGTCCCTGTCGGGAGGCGAGCGGCGGCGGGTGGAGATCGCCCGGGCCCGGGCCACCGTACCCCGCTTCATGCTGCTGGACGAGCCCTTCGCCGGCATCGATCCCGTCTCCATCAGCGAGCTCCAGGCCATGGTGCGGCGCTTGAGCGCACACCGCATCGGCGTGCTCATCACCGACCACAACGTGCGCGAAACCCTGGGGATCTGCCATCGCGCCTACATCATCGGCGACGGCCGCGTACTGTGCGCGGGCACCCCGGACGAGGTGCAGGCGGATCCCCGCGTGAGGGATGCCTACCTGGGGCGGGATTTCCGCCTCGATTGA
- a CDS encoding aldo/keto reductase encodes MEHRQLGRSGLKVPVLSLGTGTFGGKGELFKAWGDTDVAAATRLVDICLEAGLTLFDSADIYSDGAAEEILGQAIKGRRDRVLISTKGTFPMGDGPNDMGSSRHHLTRAVEGSLRRLGTDVIDIYQLHGFDAVTPVEEVLNTLDDLVRAGKIRYVGVSNFSGWHLMKSLGLAERYNLPRYVCHQAYYSLVGRDYEWELMPLALDQGVSAIVWSPLGWGRLTGKIRRGQPLPEGSRLHNKLVVDVGPQVPEEYLYTVVDALDAVAGETGKSVPQVALNWLLQRPSVANVIIGARNEEQLRQNLGAVGWNLTPDQVARLDAASAVPAPYPYWHQRGFAERNPFPVDLG; translated from the coding sequence GTGGAACATCGACAACTCGGCCGATCGGGCCTCAAGGTACCCGTGTTGAGCCTGGGCACGGGCACCTTCGGCGGCAAGGGCGAACTCTTCAAGGCGTGGGGCGACACCGACGTGGCGGCGGCCACCCGGCTGGTGGATATCTGCCTGGAGGCGGGGCTCACCCTGTTCGACAGCGCCGACATCTACTCCGACGGCGCCGCCGAGGAGATCCTGGGCCAGGCCATCAAGGGCCGGCGCGACCGGGTGCTCATCTCCACCAAGGGCACCTTTCCCATGGGGGACGGGCCCAACGACATGGGCTCCTCCCGCCATCACCTGACGCGGGCCGTGGAGGGCAGCCTGCGGCGCCTGGGCACGGACGTCATCGACATCTACCAGCTCCACGGCTTCGACGCCGTCACCCCGGTGGAAGAGGTACTGAATACCCTGGACGACCTGGTGCGGGCGGGCAAGATTCGCTACGTGGGGGTCTCCAACTTCTCGGGCTGGCACCTGATGAAATCCTTAGGGCTAGCCGAGCGCTACAACCTGCCCCGCTACGTCTGCCACCAGGCCTATTATTCCCTGGTGGGGCGGGACTACGAGTGGGAGTTGATGCCCCTGGCCCTGGACCAGGGGGTGAGCGCCATCGTGTGGAGCCCCCTGGGCTGGGGCCGCCTCACGGGCAAAATCCGCCGCGGCCAGCCCCTGCCCGAGGGCTCGCGTCTGCACAACAAGCTGGTGGTGGACGTGGGCCCCCAGGTCCCCGAGGAGTACCTCTACACCGTGGTGGACGCCCTCGACGCGGTGGCCGGGGAGACCGGCAAATCGGTGCCCCAGGTCGCCCTCAACTGGCTGCTCCAGCGACCCTCCGTGGCCAACGTCATCATCGGCGCCCGCAACGAGGAGCAGCTGCGCCAGAACCTCGGCGCCGTGGGCTGGAACCTGACGCCCGATCAGGTGGCCCGCCTCGACGCCGCCAGCGCCGTCCCCGCGCCCTACCCCTACTGGCACCAGCGCGGCTTCGCCGAGCGCAACCCCTTCCCGGTGGACCTGGGCTGA
- a CDS encoding lysophospholipid acyltransferase family protein, giving the protein MAPRWLRRGRRRLAFELLRVVARLSQRLGGMALVRRSGEHLGNLHYRLSWLQRPDLQRQLDRLLPRTPAPSPAKAKAEPTLRQAYRNNDRAILEIIGMGCNRLPDDVIRTHCEISGMARLRDALSAGRGVILLGMHMGNGILMATRLAVDGLPVSVVARESRKTARGFLYDCLAGHGMEVITGESRIRAYKDMRRALRAGRVLYVLMDQATKHGGIPVEFLGKRIELPAGPPRLALGSQAPVLLALPLAAEPVWRFTIDGPLDMGPGDVEEAAAVMARAMESHILAYPQLWTWHHRRWRKYPFVSALAAD; this is encoded by the coding sequence CCAGATTGAGCCAGCGGCTGGGCGGCATGGCGCTGGTACGGCGCAGCGGCGAACACCTGGGCAACTTGCACTACCGGCTGTCCTGGCTTCAGCGTCCCGACCTGCAGCGCCAGCTCGACAGGCTGCTACCGCGGACGCCGGCCCCGTCCCCGGCGAAGGCGAAGGCGGAACCAACCCTGCGCCAAGCCTACCGGAACAACGACCGCGCCATCCTCGAGATCATCGGCATGGGTTGCAACCGCCTGCCCGATGACGTGATCCGCACCCACTGCGAGATCAGCGGCATGGCCCGGCTGCGCGATGCCCTGTCGGCGGGCCGCGGCGTGATCCTGCTGGGCATGCACATGGGCAACGGGATCCTGATGGCCACCCGGCTGGCGGTGGATGGCCTGCCGGTCAGCGTGGTGGCCCGGGAATCGCGCAAGACCGCCAGGGGCTTCCTCTACGACTGCCTGGCCGGCCACGGCATGGAGGTCATCACAGGTGAATCGCGCATCCGGGCCTACAAGGACATGCGGCGGGCCCTGCGCGCCGGCCGGGTGCTCTACGTGCTCATGGACCAGGCCACCAAACATGGCGGCATCCCCGTGGAGTTCCTGGGCAAACGCATCGAGCTGCCCGCCGGCCCGCCGCGGCTGGCCCTCGGCAGCCAGGCGCCGGTGCTGCTGGCCCTGCCCCTGGCTGCGGAGCCGGTATGGCGTTTCACCATCGACGGGCCCTTGGATATGGGGCCCGGCGACGTCGAGGAGGCGGCGGCGGTCATGGCCCGCGCCATGGAGTCCCATATCCTGGCCTACCCGCAACTGTGGACATGGCACCATCGACGCTGGCGCAAATACCCCTTCGTGAGTGCCCTAGCAGCAGACTGA
- a CDS encoding FMN-binding glutamate synthase family protein produces MVRYWFFAISVIILSLVAMTSLLWPAIAWSLVVLLPLFLLGLRDSFQRSHTVLRNFPVIGHGRYFMEMVRPEIQQYFIENNIDAYPIEREFRSIVYQRAKGELETRPFGTQRDVYRVGYEWAAHSMAAHGPPPDEPRVTIGGPDCRRPYEAAVLNISAMSYGALSKNAVLALNRGAGKGNFAHNTGEGGISPYHLEGGGDLIWQIGTGYFGCRTLDGRFDEDRFAEQATGDTVRMIEVKLSQGAKPGHGGVLPGIKVDAEIARIRGVPVGETVVSPPGHTAFSNPIELLQFLARLRALSAGKPVGFKLCVGHRSDVFALCKAMLETGITPDFITVDGGEGGTGAAPLEFSNSLGMPARDAWIFVHGALRGVGLRDRVRLIASGKILTGFHIIRALAVGADLCASARGMMLALGCIQSLRCNTNHCPTGVTTQKPSLVYGLDVRDKTERVYRFQRETVRGALELLGAMGLERLDDLRPEHIFRRIDDLRIRNFGEIYDFLEPGQLLDGHDVPEGMRREWAMSRPDRWTVAPEVGQYGGESLR; encoded by the coding sequence ATGGTCCGTTACTGGTTTTTCGCCATTTCCGTCATCATCCTTTCCCTGGTGGCTATGACGAGTCTACTCTGGCCCGCCATCGCCTGGTCCCTGGTGGTGCTGCTGCCCCTGTTCCTGCTCGGCCTGCGGGATTCCTTCCAGCGCAGCCATACCGTACTGCGCAACTTCCCAGTTATCGGCCATGGCCGCTATTTCATGGAAATGGTGCGCCCGGAGATCCAGCAGTACTTCATTGAGAACAACATCGACGCCTATCCCATCGAGCGTGAGTTCCGCAGCATCGTCTATCAGCGTGCCAAAGGGGAATTGGAGACCAGGCCCTTCGGCACCCAGCGCGACGTCTATCGGGTGGGCTATGAATGGGCTGCCCATTCCATGGCCGCCCACGGACCGCCGCCGGATGAGCCGCGGGTGACCATCGGCGGGCCCGACTGCCGGCGACCCTACGAGGCCGCCGTGCTCAACATATCCGCCATGAGCTACGGCGCGTTGTCCAAAAACGCGGTGCTGGCCCTCAACCGGGGAGCGGGGAAAGGCAACTTCGCCCACAACACGGGAGAGGGTGGGATCTCGCCCTATCACCTCGAGGGTGGCGGCGACCTCATCTGGCAGATCGGCACCGGCTATTTCGGCTGCCGCACCCTCGACGGGCGCTTCGACGAGGACCGCTTCGCGGAACAGGCCACCGGCGATACGGTGCGCATGATCGAAGTGAAACTCTCCCAGGGCGCCAAGCCCGGCCACGGCGGCGTCCTGCCAGGCATCAAGGTGGATGCCGAGATCGCGCGCATCCGGGGCGTTCCGGTGGGCGAGACGGTGGTGTCTCCCCCTGGCCATACCGCCTTTTCCAATCCCATCGAGCTGCTGCAGTTCCTGGCCCGTCTGCGGGCCTTGAGCGCAGGCAAGCCGGTGGGCTTCAAGCTGTGCGTGGGGCACCGCAGCGATGTCTTCGCCCTGTGCAAGGCCATGCTGGAGACCGGCATCACCCCCGACTTCATCACCGTGGACGGCGGCGAGGGCGGGACGGGGGCGGCGCCTCTGGAGTTCTCCAATTCCCTCGGCATGCCGGCCCGGGACGCGTGGATATTCGTCCACGGCGCCCTGCGTGGGGTGGGCCTGCGGGATCGCGTGCGCCTCATCGCCAGCGGCAAGATCCTCACCGGCTTTCATATCATTCGCGCCCTCGCGGTGGGGGCCGACCTGTGCGCCTCGGCCCGGGGCATGATGCTGGCGCTGGGTTGTATCCAATCCCTGCGCTGCAACACCAACCACTGTCCCACCGGCGTCACCACCCAAAAGCCATCCCTGGTCTACGGCCTCGATGTGAGGGACAAGACAGAGCGGGTCTATCGCTTCCAGCGCGAGACCGTGCGGGGCGCCCTGGAACTTCTCGGCGCCATGGGCCTTGAACGGCTGGATGACCTCCGGCCCGAACACATCTTCCGGCGCATCGATGATCTGCGCATCAGGAATTTCGGCGAGATCTACGACTTCCTGGAGCCCGGCCAACTGCTGGACGGCCATGACGTACCCGAGGGCATGCGCCGGGAATGGGCCATGAGCCGGCCGGATCGATGGACCGTGGCGCCCGAGGTGGGCCAGTACGGCGGCGAGTCCCTGCGCTGA
- a CDS encoding DUF3108 domain-containing protein translates to MPGKHRQSTMHRPRSRLAAALLALGLSGPAATADTPQAATALPLPEHTARYAVFRKGSEVGHLDIELARHEGGSYHYAADTTATALLLRVLGLALGEQGRFRWAAGMIRPGSYEQVVRRPGRNKHWEARFDWEALRARGDSHRGPIDVALPAGALDPLTVRLQLAVRLAADGDPAPEYRFHVFERDAVETQAFVLSGRDAVPYGDGCLPAARLERLRNGEARGDFSWHAEAFHWMPVRILQVRDGEEKMDLRLRRTSLPVHPAPCPP, encoded by the coding sequence ATGCCCGGGAAACATCGCCAATCCACCATGCACCGGCCCCGCAGCCGGCTCGCCGCCGCGCTGCTCGCCCTGGGGCTGAGCGGGCCGGCGGCCACCGCAGACACGCCACAGGCCGCCACGGCGCTGCCACTGCCCGAGCACACGGCTCGCTACGCGGTGTTCAGGAAGGGCTCGGAGGTGGGCCACCTGGATATCGAACTCGCCCGCCACGAAGGCGGCAGTTACCACTACGCCGCGGACACCACCGCCACCGCCCTGCTGTTGCGCGTCCTGGGGCTGGCCCTCGGGGAGCAGGGCCGATTCCGCTGGGCGGCGGGCATGATCCGGCCCGGCAGTTACGAGCAGGTGGTGCGGCGCCCCGGCCGCAACAAGCACTGGGAGGCCCGCTTCGACTGGGAGGCCCTGCGCGCCCGCGGCGACAGCCACCGCGGCCCCATCGACGTGGCACTGCCCGCCGGCGCGCTCGACCCCCTGACGGTGCGGCTGCAACTGGCGGTACGCCTGGCGGCGGATGGCGACCCGGCACCGGAGTACCGTTTCCATGTGTTCGAGCGCGACGCGGTGGAGACCCAGGCCTTCGTGCTGAGTGGTCGCGATGCCGTACCCTACGGCGACGGCTGCCTGCCCGCGGCAAGGCTGGAGCGCTTGCGGAACGGCGAAGCTCGCGGCGACTTCTCCTGGCACGCCGAGGCCTTTCACTGGATGCCCGTGCGTATCCTTCAGGTGCGCGATGGCGAGGAAAAAATGGACCTGCGGCTGCGCCGCACCTCGTTGCCCGTTCATCCCGCCCCCTGCCCGCCTTGA
- a CDS encoding DUF4396 domain-containing protein, producing MSEEALRGFLSRGDLLAAWLVLAAISCAVLVADLRRNNAHIAPLMKVVWFLTVLYSGPLGLLIYRYSGRKEIPNDSIWRKGFRSVAHCYSGCGAGEVTGMMVAVGLLALGSWGAALTTLGFAYVFGYAMTFGPLVQAGTPVRRALIDTFYADTATIAVMEVTAIGVDLWLAAAATMGDILFWTSLIVSLTIGLVAAYPVNLLLIALGVKGGMGDPRDTEGGHAHAD from the coding sequence ATGTCCGAAGAGGCTTTGCGGGGCTTCCTGTCCCGGGGCGATCTGCTGGCGGCCTGGCTGGTGCTGGCCGCCATCTCCTGCGCCGTGCTGGTGGCCGACCTGCGGCGCAACAACGCCCATATCGCGCCCCTCATGAAGGTGGTGTGGTTCCTGACGGTGCTCTACTCCGGGCCCCTCGGCCTGCTCATCTACCGCTACTCGGGGCGCAAGGAGATCCCCAACGACTCCATCTGGCGCAAGGGCTTCCGCTCGGTGGCCCATTGCTACTCGGGCTGCGGTGCCGGCGAGGTGACGGGGATGATGGTCGCCGTGGGCCTGCTAGCCCTCGGCAGCTGGGGCGCGGCCCTCACCACCCTGGGCTTCGCCTACGTCTTCGGCTATGCCATGACCTTCGGGCCCCTGGTCCAGGCGGGCACGCCGGTGAGGCGGGCCCTCATCGACACCTTCTACGCCGACACCGCCACCATCGCCGTCATGGAGGTAACGGCCATCGGCGTGGATCTGTGGCTCGCGGCCGCGGCCACCATGGGCGACATCCTGTTCTGGACCTCCCTCATCGTATCCCTGACCATCGGGCTGGTGGCGGCCTATCCCGTCAACCTCCTGCTCATCGCCCTCGGCGTGAAGGGCGGCATGGGGGACCCCCGGGATACCGAAGGCGGGCACGCCCACGCCGACTGA